One window of Quercus robur chromosome 5, dhQueRobu3.1, whole genome shotgun sequence genomic DNA carries:
- the LOC126727858 gene encoding uncharacterized protein LOC126727858 produces MRSKKRNATASPSHPPPSDVDDRSLTITKEVNGAIDELYNGHPTEALKLVKSTLSRHPNSALAHGTLSFIHLKISHLATIIDNYRPEMLEHIKRSVNSSKRAVQLCQDSLSFWFFHASALMALARNDANAGLEAVIEASDTGLAIQYKDNNPESWLTQSQSELHRMKLRLLRLKSKYFIDTKFLEIIKNEIQELQGRKEEIEEKAIALRKNLKKVLNDETVVTRVKDYWNDTMSMELKKDLLRIRIKSLKLHFDKKKSPQAVAVVMQAVEHVKAAKNWKFWTCCCCGERFFDVKLNAEHLKSVHLGTLSDELRSVEPKIVSDSIHDSVKSIKWRPVDVVAAVKMMEDLSRKEGGDEVFLKQKWPYCIDIEREAIINKIRALLDQFLSIRCFVRSHLQGLMFVIMDMLKKRIPEQLLKEHCMNRTLLSACFLDISELNRVFEFLDNLGNICGLHGLCKSLVNDEVRGEPCEKLVFNEDFSFVEFDKRMLSGQLVVPNDGAAVTSSAVDEIELNDDEHKDAIVDWLLKGGTNIGEQLKQWKNLIETCRSQGKEFFKIYEAEFHQMQNICEKKIECFRDFKECQNLDSICAEEDKRREEFGNEPLSYEPLLSKRERQIKNTNDENFESDIIWKILVGHHVDNEIKLEIKRLIGETAAKICKCDAIIRTTTIAMQQTAKKIDTVTACDYRSILVPLLKSFMRVRLEDPANKDAKKKYEAVEEAFLSEFELDDKKKTDKGGGNARQGQRKSKDKKKKKDKRRPKELKTLDMEEIELKGETKPKDSVNEVGISEVAKLGKSRSSLVEQKYVRI; encoded by the exons ATGAGAAGCAAGAAACGCAATGCAACTGCCTCTCCTTCTCACCCTCCACCGTCTGATGTTGATGATCGATCACTCACCATCACCAAAGAAGTCAATGGCGCCATTGATGAACTTTACAATGGGCACCCAACCGAAGCCCTCAAACTTGTCAAGTCCACCCTATCCCGCCACCCAAACTCCGCTCTTGCACACGGCACCCTCAGCTTCATCCACTTAAAAATCTCGCATTTAGCCACCATCATCGACAATTACCGCCCCGAGATGCTCGAACATATCAAGAGATCCGTCAACTCATCTAAGCGAGCGGTGCAGTTATGTCAAGACTCCCTCTCTTTCTGGTTCTTCCACGCTTCCGCACTAATGGCATTAGCCAGAAACGACGCCAATGCCGGCTTAGAAGCCGTGATTGAAGCATCTGATACCGGTTTAGCCATCcaatacaaggacaacaacCCCGAAAGTTGGCTCACACAGTCCCAAAGTGAATTACACAGAATGAAACTCAGGCTCCTCAGATTGAAAAGCAAGTATTTCATTGACACtaaatttttggaaatcatAAAGAATGAGATTCAAGAACTacaaggaagaaaggaagagatCGAAGAGAAAGCTATTGCGTTGAGGAAGAACCTCAAGAAAGTGTTGAACGATGAAACTGTGGTGACCCGTGTCAAGGATTACTGGAATGACACGATGAGTATGGAGCTAAAGAAGGATTTGTTGAGGATTCGAATCAAAAGCCTTAAACTGCATTTTGATAAGAAAAAATCACCGCAGGCTGTGGCGGTGGTGATGCAGGCGGTGGAGCACGTGAAGGCGGCGAAGAATTGGAAGTTTTGGACGTGTTGTTGTTGTGGCGAGAGGTTTTTTGACGTAAAATTGAATGCAGAGCATCTGAAGAGTGTGCATTTAGGGACTTTATCTGATGAGTTACGGTCTGTAGAGCCGAAAATTGTATCTGATTCAATCCATGACTCCGttaaatcaataaaatggaGACCCGTGGATGTGGTCGCCGCTGTGAAAATGATGGAAGATTTGTCAAGAAAAGAGGGTGGAGATGAAGTTTTCTTGAAACAAAAATGGCCTTATTGCATCGATATAGAACGTGAAGCGATCATTAATAAAATCCGAGCACTATTAGACCAGTTCTTGAGCATTAGATGTTTCGTTCGGAGCCATCTTCAAGGGTTAATGTTCGTGATAATGGATATGCTGAAGAAGCGAATCCCAGAACAGTTGCTTAAGGAACATTGTATGAACCGCACTCTGCTCTCGGCGTGCTTTCTTGACATCTCAGAGCTTAATCGTGTGTTTGAGTTCTTGGATAATCTTGGCAATATTTGTGGGTTACACGGGCTCTGCAAGAGTCTTGTGAATGATGAGGTTAGAGGTGAGCCATGTGAGAAGCTTGTTTTTAATGAGGACTTCTCTTTTGTTGAATTTGACAAGAGAATGTTGAGTGGACAGCTTGTTGTGCCAAATGATGGAGCTGCTGTTACTTCTAGTGCTGTTGATGAAATCGAACTAAATGATGATGAACATAAAGATGCTATTGTGGATTGGTTATTGAAGGGAGGTACTAATATTGGGGAGCAATTGAAGCAGTGGAAAAATTTGATAGAAACTTGTAGAAGTCAAGGGAAAGAGTTTTTCAAGATCTACGAGGCTGAATTTCACCAGATGCAGAatatttgtgagaaaaaaatagagtGCTTTAGAGACTTTAAGGAATGTCAGAATTTGGATAGTATATGTGCTGAAGAAGATAAGAGAAGGGAAGAGTTTGGGAATGAACCATTGAGTTATGAGCCTCTCTTGTCAAAGCGGGAGAGACAGATTAAGAACACAAATGATGAGAATTTTGAGTCAGACATCATATGGAAAATTTTGGTAGGACATCATGTGgacaatgaaataaaattggagATTAAAAGGCTGATTGGTGAGACGGCAGCAAAG ATTTGCAAATGTGATGCTATAATCAGGACAACTACTATTGCTATGCAGCAGACAGCTAAGAAAATTGATACGGTAACTGCTTGTGATTACCGATCAATTTTGGTGCCCCTGCTGAAGTCATTCATGCGG GTACGACTGGAAGATCCGGCCAACAAAGATGCAAAAAAGAAGTATGAGGCTGTTGAAGAAGCATTCTTATCAGAATTTGAACTTGATGACAAGAAAAAGACTGACAAAGGAGGTGGTAATGCAAGACAAGGACAGAGAAAATCAAaggataaaaagaagaaaaaggataaaAGAAGGCCCAAGGAATTAAAG
- the LOC126729019 gene encoding uncharacterized protein LOC126729019: protein MATLKCVHQATGSSKERQENAEQISLPAEHGGDNPPNPEIVGPVITDELGQEKQKLRPEEEKEPLEYQRQIENKAEQKRLAELNKAGSSEGNMEQTSLRHISFNNFNWKYFHQAQGAKSEEK from the exons ATGGCAACATTAAAATGCGTACATCAG GCAACCGGAAGTAGCAAAGAGCGACAGGAAAATGCGGAGCAAAT TTCCCTTCCAGCTGAACATGGCGGAGATAATCCTCCTAATCCAGAGATTGTTGGCCCTGTAATCACTGATGAACTGGGACAAGAAAAACAGAAACTTAGGCCTGAGGAGGAGAAAGAGCCTTTGGAGTATCAGAGGCAGATTGAAAATAAGGCCGAACAAAAGCGCCTTGCTGAGCTAAATAAAGCTGGAAGCAGTGAAGGAAATATGGAACAAACGTCCCTTCGTCACATCAGCTTTAATAACTTTAACTGGAAATATTTTCATCAAGCTCAGGGTGCCAAATCGGAAGAGaaatga
- the LOC126727859 gene encoding uncharacterized protein LOC126727859, producing the protein MSSMKRNATPSPSQPPPSDVDDQSPNITEEVDHAMNEFYNGNPTEALSLVKDILSRHPNSALAHNTLSYLLDKSLNSTATPDHKKLKIAKSSVNSSKRAVELCPISLSFWYSYVIALVKLAYNDANAGFEAVIQACDTSLSIENPTVHGEDEIDLIRKNLRLFKLRSVYLIDTKYLGSITNEIQELQDRKEEIELRAVSARKNFKTQELASSDNKRKLKNVKKVAADVDTVVATRVKDYWNHGMSMEQKKDLLRIRIEDLKLHFAKNNSPAAMAVLMQAVEYVKVVKNWKFWKCCCCNERSFDVELNREHIKSVHLGTFSDESQSFMPEIEFDSVHDTVESRKWGPVDVIAAKKMMEDLSRNRRGDEGLNESTVFMNQKEWPYCKDSRRDKVINEIRARLRLFLRVRFFVSSHLLVFMDLIMEMLKKRIPEKLLKEHWMNRTLLSACFLDISELNRVFKFLDDLAHICGLYGLCSSLAKDKIRGESCVACHEKIVFNEDFSCVVFDKRMLHGELLVPNDGAAVTSSANAEIVLNDDECKDAIVDWLLKGSTNINIGEQLKQWANLRETSRSQGKDFFKIYEAEFHRMQNILEKKILYLRYIKVFQNLDSICVEEDKRREEFRHKPLSCESLLSERERQTKNTNDENFESDIIWYILEENHEDNEIKLEIKKHISEINEKLYKFDGIIRTTTIAMQQTGKKIEAVTAYDYRSIMVPLLKSFILERLDELAKKDAEEKSKAAAKALLSEPDLDDKKITTDKGCGDARQGKGKSKEKMKKKNKRKPKELQATGGSKEHQENVEQISFPAEHGGDNPPNPEIFGPVIIDELGQDKPKLMPEEEKEQRMLEEHLEDQRHVENEAKQKRLAELNKAGSSAGNMEKKCLRRINFDDFNWKYFYQAQGVKLDEK; encoded by the exons atGAGCAGCATGAAACGCAACGCAACCCCATCTCCCTCTCAACCTCCACCGTCCGATGTTGATGATCAATCACCCAACATCACCGAAGAAGTTGATCACGCCATGAACGAATTCTACAATGGGAACCCCACCGAAGCCTTGAGTCTTGTCAAGGACATCCTATCTCGCCACCCAAACTCTGCGCTTGCTCATAACACACTCAGCTACCTTCTCGACAAAAGCCTCAACTCTACTGCCACTCCCGACCACAAAAAGCTCAAAATTGCCAAGAGTTCCGTCAACTCTTCCAAGCGAGCAGTCGAGTTATGCcccatctctctctccttctgGTACTCATACGTCATTGCACTCGTCAAATTAGCCTACAACGACGCCAATGCTGGCTTCGAAGCTGTGATCCAAGCGTGTGATACCAGTTTATCCATCGAAAACCCCACTGTTCACGGGGAGGACGAAATTGATTTAATCAGAAAGAACCTCAGACTCTTCAAATTGAGAAGCGTGTATCTCATAGACACTAAATATTTGGGAAGCATAACGAATGAGATTCAAGAACTACAAGACAGAAAGGAAGAGATCGAACTGAGAGCTGTTTCGGCGAGGAAGAACTTCAAAACGCAAGAATTGGCCTCGTCAGATAACAAAAGAAAGCTCAAGAACGTAAAGAAAGTTGCGGCTGATGTTGACACGGTGGTGGCGACACGAGTCAAGGACTATTGGAACCACGGGATGAGTATGGAGCAAAAGAAGGATTTGTTGAGGATTCGAATCGAAGACCTTAAACTGCATTTTGCTAAGAATAACTCACCGGCGGCAATGGCAGTGTTGATGCAGGCAGTGGAGTATGTGAAGGTGGTGAAGAATTGGAAGTTTTGGAAGTGTTGTTGTTGCAATGAGAGGTCTTTTGACGTCGAATTGAATAGGGAGCATATCAAGAGTGTGCATTTAGGGACTTTCTCCGATGAATCACAATCATTCATGCCGGAAATTGAATTTGATTCAGTCCATGACACCGTTGAATCAAGAAAGTGGGGACCTGTGGACGTGATCGCCGCTAAGAAAATGATGGAAGATTTGTCAAGAAACAGGCGTGGAGATGAAGGCCTAAATGAGTCTACAGTTTTCATGAACCAGAAAGAATGGCCTTATTGCAAAGATAGCAGGCGTGACAAGGTCATTAATGAAATTCGAGCAAGGTTACGCCTGTTCTTGAGGGttagattttttgtttcaaGTCATCTTTTAGTGTTCATGGACTTGATAATGGAAATGCTTAAGAAGCGAATCCCGGAAAAGCTGCTTAAGGAACATTGGATGAACCGCACTCTGCTCTCAGCATGCTTTCTTGACATCTCAGAGCTTAATCGTGTGTTCAAGTTCTTGGATGATCTCGCTCATATTTGTGGGTTATACGGGCTCTGCTCGAGTCTTGCAAAGGATAAGATTAGAGGTGAGTCTTGTGTTGCTTGTCATGAGAAGATTGTATTCAATGAGGACTTCTCTTGTGTAGTTTTTGACAAGAGAATGTTGCATGGAGAGCTTCTTGTGCCGAATGATGGAGCCGCTGTTACTTCTAGTGCTAATGCTGAAATCGTATTAAATGATGATGAGTGTAAAGATGCTATTGTGGATTGGTTATTGAAGGGAAGTACTAATATTAATATTGGGGAGCAATTGAAGCAGTGGGCAAATTTGAGAGAAACAAGTAGAAGTCAAGGGAAAGATTTTTTCAAGATCTATGAGGCTGAATTTCACCGGATGCAGAACattcttgagaaaaaaataCTGTATTTGAGATACATTAAGgtatttcagaatttggatagTATATGCGttgaagaagataaaagaaGGGAAGAGTTTAGGCACAAACCATTGAGTTGCGAGTCTCTCTTGTCAGAACGGGAGAGGCAGACTAAGAACACAAACGATGAGAATTTTGAGTCGGATATCATATGGTATATTTTGGAAGAAAATCACGAGgacaatgaaataaaattagagaTCAAGAAGCATATTAGTGAGATAAATGAAAAG CTTTACAAATTTGATGGTATAATCAGGACAACTACTATTGCTATGCAGCAGAcgggaaagaaaattgaagCGGTAACTGCTTATGACTACCGATCAATTATGGTGCCCCTGCTGAAGTCATTCATTCTG GAACGCCTGGATGAACTGGCTAAAAAAGATGCGGAAGAGAAGTCTAAGGCTGCAGCAAAAGCATTGTTATCAGAACCTGATCTTGATGACAAGAAGATCACCACTGACAAAGGATGTGGTGATGCAAGACAAGGGAAGggaaaatcaaaggaaaaaatgaagaaaaagaataaaagaaagccAAAGGAATTACAG gcAACTGGAGGTAGCAAAGAGCATCAGGAAAATGTGGAGCAAAT ATCCTTTCCTGCTGAGCATGGCGGAGATAACCCTCCTAATCCAGAGATTTTTGGTCCTGTAATCATTGATGAACTGGGGCAAGACAAACCGAAACTTATGCCTGAGGAGGAGAAAGAGCAAAGAATGCTTGAAGAGCATTTGGAGGACCAGAGGCACGTTGAGAATGAGGCCAAACAAAAGCGCCTTGCGGAGCTAAATAAAGCTGGAAGCAGTGCAGGAAATATGGAAAAAAAGTGCCTTAGGCGCATTAACTTTGATGACTTTAACTGGAAGTATTTTTATCAAGCTCAGGGTGTCAAATTGGATGAGaaatga